AGGAGGTGGGAATAGGTATCGGGCCTTATAAGCTAAGGCTGCGGAATAGGCTCTCGAGGTCGTCCAACGCCAAGAAAAGGCATCACGCTGCCGAGAGAGCTGGACGATCTGAATGCAATCCCGAAGCTCTACAAAATCCgcgagctgcagcggcgtCGAGATCTTCATGAGGGACCGCACCCCCAATACTGCTTAGAGAGCTCATGCAGCGTGCGCTACTTCTTGCTGGCGATGGCGAAGTGACGCGGCCAACGCTGGCCCAACGAAGATCGATCGGGCAACCAGGCATCGTGCCAGCAAAAGGCAGTGACGGATTTTGGTCGAGGCCCTGAAGATGGCTCTGTCAGCCACGTCGCAGGGTATGGGCAAGGCCACCCAAGGCCTTGACTGCTCGGCCCACAGGAACCAGACCGGCCCAAATCCAGAATCCCCAGCCCAGCAAGGGAGCGAGGCCTGCACAGTGTGCTCCAGTTGACCAGCGAGAGGCTCTTCTCTTGTATCCTCTGTATGTcatttgcaaaagaaaagaaaaatgaaacatgTTTTGCAATACAATTAGAGTATCTTTTAATCTCAAGTATAACTTATCAGGTAAtactgttttttcctttgGCGCGATGCATTTGTTTACTGGATTGCTTTAGATTTTCTTATTTGCGGAGGAGTCGGAGTTGGACGGCTAAGAAGGAAACGGGGGCCGGGCTGCGGGGCGCGGGCGGAGTGAGTGACGGCCCTGCCGGCTGCCGCTGTCGGtcgctcctccgcctccgtccATCTCGCCGCGtaggaaaacaaacaaacaaaagcgCCATTCCGTTCCCCCCAACAGGAAGAAGCACAGTCTGTGTTCCCCAAGAAGCAAGAGCCCACTCAGGAGGCACTCGCTAGCAGCTCCTCCCCGTCCCCCACCACCATTCGTCTCCAGTCCCGGCCCCCTACACTACAGAACCACAAAACGCCAACCACCATTAGCTACTAGCTCAGCTTAGCTGCACCTGCACTTTGCGAGCTCGAGCCCGAGCTTCGTCGTCTAGCTCTGCGTGGCCAGGTGGCATGCGGTGATGGAGTTCGGGGGGCAGGGGAACAACGGGGCGGCCGCGTCGGGGCaccgggaggaggcggtgagGTACCACGAGTGCCTGCGCAAccacgcggcggcgcagggcggCCACGTCCTCGACGGCTGCGGCGAGTTCATGCCCGCCGCCCTCAGCCTCACCTGCGCTGCCTGCGGCTGCCACCGCAGCTTCCACcgcaaggaagaagacaacgcccaacaccaccaccagctTCACCACCGCCTAATtcccccaccgccgcagctgctcatgccgccgccgcccatgccGCACCCCTACCCGCCGTCGTTCCCGTACCACCACCACAGCCGCAcccccagcggcggcgggacgacgacgaccgaGTCGTCGAGCGAGGACCCGGGCCCACCGCCAtcgtcagcggcggcggcgcaggcgagcCCGGCGCAGGGGCGGCGGAAGCGGTTCCGGACGCGGTTCACGGCGGAGCAGAAGGAGCGGATGCAGGCGTTCGCGGAGCGTGTCGGGTGGCGGATGCAGCGGCAGGACGACGCCTTGGTGGACACCTTCTGCGCCCAGCTCGGCGTCCGGCGCCAGGTCTTCAAGGTCTGGATGCACAACAACAAGCAGCTCAGGATcaggcagcagctgcagcaggaCCAGCAATCCCAACAGCCGCaggatcagcagcagcagtagccaTGGGAGCTCCACctgttctgctgctgctgcttaatCGAACCCCATTCCTCACTCCTGAGTTCCTGACTCGTTCTACTTCCTAGCTCACCCATCTTCTGATTTGGTTCCTGATTTATTGATCGCTTCTAGTCTTTGGTTCCTTTTGTTTCTAGTTGAGTGTTCCATCAATTGGGATGATGATTCATGAGGGTCCATGCTTTGCTATTTTGGCTAACTTGCTCAAGATTAGATCTTTCATCTTCACTTACGATCATCCATGTCTTTGCTGACGATGATCCCTTCCTTCTAATGCACAATTTTCATGTGGTTGTAGCTTAAGAAAACCAACATAGACTAATGATCATTGATTAACGATGATGTGAAGGTAGGTATTGGGCGTCCATGCTGATAAAACTAGAGGACAATTAATGGGCTAGAAGTACGAACAACTTGGTTACTGGCTAGAATGCACTGGGGACATTCATGCTTGTCTATGTCTATGTTAGTTTGCTTTTATCACGTTCAACTAAACAAACTTACCTGATCGCCAATTCGCCGTCaatggaggaagaggagtttGAAGCCTTGAGCATGCCGGTCACATGGCTTATGATGTCCCCATCTATCTATTATCAACCTTGCAGAGAACACAAGGATTGCCCTTCTTCATGAATGAAACAGACACAGATAAGGATGTAGAAATAAATGCCCTCCCAAAATAGGGACATTGATCGTTGAGAAACTCGTTAGGTCACATGAATTTTGCATTTAGGATGAACCCAACCCAACAAAACTGTGATTTCGCTGTGTCTGTCTTTCAGGGCTACTTTATCAATTCGGATAATTTTGTTGGACTATTTTGGAACTGATTAAAACATCAGAAATATGTGGTATGTTCAATTTCTACCAGGTCTTGAGCTACCTACTGCATGCTGCTTAAAAATATTCTCTTCTTGTCGTTGAAAAAACTTCGAGAATATAGGCCAAACTGTACAGTTACAGTTACGACAGCACCATTGGCTTCAGGCATTATAGGTCCCCGTACCATTGTCAGAACTAAATAGCAACCGCCAACCAGTAACAACCTACCTACTCTACCCAAGTGAGTACGTAAATCCTAGTTGCAGCTTGTAAGAAGATTAGTTCCCTACAGGGGTACAGTAACTAGTTGGAGTAGTAGAAAGGAAGTCAAGTGTTAAGGAGGTGAGAGTTCATATTCTTTACTTTATTGTCAAATGTTTGAAGCAATAGGTCATGAACAATATTCAGATCTTTCATATGCACATGTTATAGTAGATAATGTCATGAAAAAAGTAGTATCATCATATCAACAAGTGAAAAATAGCAGATTTATTAAGGAAAAATGCAAAATCCCGATGCAGGCAAATGAGATGTTAATCCTATTCACAAGCTGGATTCGTCATTCGCCACATTTGGTAAGACTAGGCCTAAACTTGATTTTGGAGTAACCACAGTCACGGAGGAACTGACCTGCATTTGCACATGTGCCATTGACGCACGTACTTTGATCTGGACAGGTTTGTCCACGTTTATTATTAGAGCCTGCCAATGCACATGCCTGCTTCCTGTCAAAGCCACGCCTCTCGTTGAAAGCCATGGTTACTGAGAAGAAAAATTAAGCATGTGAGCACAGAACTTTATACGAGCGTCAGGTTATGACATGATGTTAACTTTACCTTCCCGGAAGTGTCAGCAACAGCACTGGCGACGAAGATGTTTCTTTGGCTGGCCACTCCACCCACTGACCTTGTTCTAATTGGTCTCTTTCATCAAACAATTATCCTTGATGTTTACTTTGGATGGGAGTCAACAGCTCGCATCAAGGTGCAACGTCCAGAACATTGTACTAGCTAGAGTCTGGCATAAGAAAATTGATTTATCCTTGATAGGCTTGGACTACCATTAATTCTCTGCAAGAAGATTTAGAGTGTTGCACAAACTCAACTCAGCTGAGATGCTCATTTATGATGAGTTCCATCCGTTGCCAAACTCAGTTCAGCTGAGATGCTCATTTAAGATGGACTTCTAGATGTCTGATGATTGTGCACTAGTGCAACAGTTGTTGAACCTTTTTAGCCCATCATGGTGGTACTGAATGATCAATCTTATCAGCTCTGATCGTCCTTGTCTTCATATGCGTTTCTGACAGGTGCTATTAATGATCCGAGAGACCGATCTATTCAAAGAATCAAGACAACTGCCGTACGTGGCAATATGTGGTCTGCGTGTCTAGTAAAGCAGGAAAAGCATCCACTGTTCACAGCGATCTTTTTCCAGCACTGTTTGCTGCCCTCCCTTCGCAGACAGACTCAACAGCGAGTTCAACAAAATGACAACGATAATGTGTATAGTCAGAACTTGATTCAGCTAATCCTTCTCCTGAACAGAAACATTGTACTACTGTGTACTAAGAACAGGTGCAACAACATGTTAAAGTTTCACATAAACCTGTGCAGATATTCCATTTGTTGCTCATCTATTCGGGGAAAAAGCTCGTGAAGATCGTTTCCACAGTAATTGTACTGTACTAGACTGTGGTTTAGGTAAGATATGAAGAATTTATCAGGACAAGATTTCCCCAGAAGTAACTAAAGAGCAAAATGCCAAAGATCGGCTGTCAGCTCATGTCATGCTAAGTTGGCATGCTAGACAAGATCAATAAATCCCTAATCACCAATCGTGTGGCTCCAAGTCCCCAAGCAAAGCAACGTGCATACATATACTAATCAAATCATGTCCCTTCAAACTGTTAAGCTTCAAGTATTTATACCAGCCGCAGATCCAATCCTTCCCCGATATATCTACTCCCGACTACTTTGCAATTGACAACACTAGACTAACCAATTT
The Brachypodium distachyon strain Bd21 chromosome 2, Brachypodium_distachyon_v3.0, whole genome shotgun sequence genome window above contains:
- the LOC100828679 gene encoding zinc-finger homeodomain protein 6; the protein is MEFGGQGNNGAAASGHREEAVRYHECLRNHAAAQGGHVLDGCGEFMPAALSLTCAACGCHRSFHRKEEDNAQHHHQLHHRLIPPPPQLLMPPPPMPHPYPPSFPYHHHSRTPSGGGTTTTESSSEDPGPPPSSAAAAQASPAQGRRKRFRTRFTAEQKERMQAFAERVGWRMQRQDDALVDTFCAQLGVRRQVFKVWMHNNKQLRIRQQLQQDQQSQQPQDQQQQ